From the genome of Cyanobacteriota bacterium, one region includes:
- a CDS encoding DUF2997 domain-containing protein, with the protein MQLETIEFVIHPDGRVQELVTGIAGSSCVEVTAAIEAKLGRVLSKEQTSEFYTVPTQQALQTYSQQSVGSW; encoded by the coding sequence ATGCAGCTAGAGACCATTGAGTTTGTTATTCACCCTGATGGACGAGTTCAAGAATTAGTGACTGGGATTGCCGGCTCATCTTGCGTTGAAGTTACTGCGGCGATCGAAGCTAAGCTGGGTCGAGTTCTGAGTAAAGAGCAGACATCTGAGTTCTACACAGTTCCAACGCAGCAAGCACTACAGACCTACAGTCAGCAATCTGTGGGGAGCTGGTAA
- a CDS encoding DUF1257 domain-containing protein, giving the protein MSHFSQIKTKLRDLTCLQAALSDLGIQWSSSSGTVRGYQGQTCQAELTIPQQNGHDIGFRWTGSEYELVADLQFWQQAWSVDRFLSKVTQRYAYHTIVTETAQQGFQIAEQTNQQDGSVRLVLQRWSA; this is encoded by the coding sequence ATGTCACATTTTAGCCAAATTAAAACTAAACTCCGCGACCTTACCTGTCTGCAAGCCGCCTTGTCAGATCTTGGTATTCAGTGGTCATCTAGTTCAGGAACTGTACGTGGCTATCAGGGTCAAACCTGTCAGGCTGAGCTAACAATTCCACAGCAAAACGGGCATGACATTGGGTTTCGGTGGACTGGCTCTGAGTATGAGTTGGTAGCCGATTTGCAGTTCTGGCAACAGGCTTGGTCTGTTGATCGCTTTTTGAGTAAAGTTACTCAACGATATGCTTATCACACAATTGTCACAGAAACTGCTCAACAGGGCTTTCAAATTGCTGAGCAAACCAATCAACAGGATGGTTCTGTGCGTCTAGTGCTTCAACGTTGGAGTGCCTGA